From the Acidovorax carolinensis genome, one window contains:
- the lpxC gene encoding UDP-3-O-acyl-N-acetylglucosamine deacetylase encodes MLKQRTIKTLTRAVGVGLHSGQRVELTLRPAQPDTGIVFRRVDLPQPVDIPISAAAVTDTRLASTIGTGNAKVHTVEHLMSACAGLGLDNLYVDITAEEVPILDGSSASFVFLLQSAGVELQNAPRRFIRVTRPVEVREGEGANAKWARLTPYHGYKLSFEIDFDHPAVDSTGQRVEFDLGAGNYSRDIARARTFGFTRDVEMMRSHGLALGGGLDNAIVMDDYKVLNSDGLRYDDEFVKHKILDAMGDLYLIGKPLLAAYSAFRSGHAMNNLLLRELLAQPDAWEEVTFEDDRQAPSGFLQPVRAW; translated from the coding sequence ATGCTCAAGCAACGCACCATCAAGACACTGACCCGCGCCGTAGGCGTGGGGCTGCATAGCGGCCAGCGTGTCGAGCTGACCCTGCGGCCGGCACAGCCCGACACGGGCATCGTGTTTCGCCGGGTGGATTTGCCCCAGCCCGTGGACATCCCCATTTCTGCGGCCGCTGTGACCGATACCCGCCTGGCATCGACCATCGGTACAGGCAATGCCAAGGTGCACACCGTCGAGCACCTCATGTCGGCCTGCGCCGGCTTGGGGCTGGACAACCTGTATGTGGACATCACCGCCGAAGAGGTTCCCATCCTGGATGGCTCGTCGGCTTCGTTTGTCTTTCTGCTGCAGAGCGCGGGCGTCGAGTTGCAGAACGCGCCCAGGCGCTTCATCCGCGTGACCCGGCCGGTCGAGGTGCGCGAGGGCGAGGGCGCCAATGCCAAATGGGCGCGTCTGACGCCCTACCATGGCTACAAGCTCAGTTTCGAGATTGATTTCGACCACCCGGCGGTCGATTCCACAGGCCAGCGGGTCGAGTTCGACCTGGGGGCCGGCAACTACAGCCGCGACATCGCGCGTGCGCGCACCTTCGGCTTCACGCGCGACGTGGAAATGATGCGCTCCCACGGTTTGGCGCTGGGCGGCGGGCTCGACAATGCCATCGTGATGGACGACTACAAGGTGCTCAACAGCGACGGGTTGCGCTATGACGACGAGTTCGTCAAGCACAAGATCCTGGACGCCATGGGCGACCTGTACCTGATCGGCAAGCCCCTGCTGGCTGCCTACAGCGCCTTCCGTTCGGGCCATGCCATGAACAACCTGCTGCTGCGTGAACTGCTGGCGCAGCCCGATGCATGGGAAGAAGTGACGTTCGAGGACGATCGCCAGGCACCCAGCGGTTTTCTGCAACCTGTGCGCGCCTGGTAG